DNA sequence from the Puntigrus tetrazona isolate hp1 chromosome 2, ASM1883169v1, whole genome shotgun sequence genome:
GAAAGTTGGAGACGGGGAGCGCTCGCGCGTGGGACTGCTGCTGGGGCTGTGCCGCGGACTGATGGCCTGAAGCATTCGCCCTTTACCCTCCTTCAGCATGTGCTTCTGTTAGAGAGGAAGAACAACACATTGCCAATAAGACACCTTGAGCGAGGTGTATTTACCCGAAGAGGCCAttatggcttttatttttttgattcaagaatttaaaacttgaaAGGTTTAAACTAGTCTTAAAGGGGTCACATGatgtgatttcaagttttcctttctctttggagtgttacaagctgttagtgcatagataaggtCCCTTATGGTGCAAAGACTGAACCTGATACAGCAGCTATAAACAGCAAtgtgcaaggacagtctggcgcttctgactcacaacctttaagtgaGTTACATTATGTTATTAAAAGAATCTGCTTAGTTTTCAAATGCAAGTTTTGAGCGATGTAGAGTAGTGCACGGTGTTTGTCGTATCTCCGTTCACGAATGCAGACATAGTCATGTTTACGTGAAACGTGATGCAACACGGCACGTAAAAAGACAGTAccaagtcattataatcagtaattatgcccccactggatgcaacaaatgcctcttTTGAAATGTCTTTGTGTTCATAGTGCAGGGACACGGCATAACATTATGAGTTTAAGTCACACGCTTGgggtattcagccaatcacaacgcactggatagctggcctaTCAGAGCACAGCtcgcttttttagaacaatgagctATTTTAGAACGACCCATTTCAAGAAGGTGGGGcttaaaaagagaaacaatagatacagtatgtggaaaataatgtgttttttgaaccttaaaccacataaacattacaccaaatacacaaaataatgttcttttttgcaACATCATATGGCCCCTTTTAAAGTTAGTCAATTATTACAACTTCTATCTTATCAACTTCTAGTTAGGAAAAGGTTTGAGAATCAATGCTTTAAATGGACAAGTAACATAAAAGAAATACTGCTGGTGTCTAAACAACTGACTTCCAttctaaagaacaaaaaaaatattttttctacttAGTTTTACAGAAGAAAGCAAGTTAAACGGCTTTGAATTTcagttttggggtttttgagGACTGAACAGAGGAAACAAGAATGATTTTGCCAAGTTATAAATTGCTTTCCAACACATTTCTCACAGCAGCAACATCCAACACCGCATAGAGCAAATATAATGCAAAGTTACATAACTAGAAGCTTTTGGTTTCATATACTTACACTGTGTGTTTCTAGGCTaaggcaatcccagaatgcactgctaAGTGTGCAGTTGGTGGAAAAATGCGTTCCTTTGAGATTCATTCAATACTGACAACTGGATTCGCActtaaaacatacaataaaaaccaaaacaatctgCCGTATtgcaacatgctaacatcaaACTTATGGAGTTTGATCTACAGAGAGTCGCGTCCTTGGTGTGCAATCATGAGTGGCGTGAGGCGTAGGACATTCAAACTCAGTCAGGACAGGATGCAGAGTTTGCAGTTTTCAGGATACAGCTATTGTTAAATAGATACTCACCAATGCTCCCTCCGGTCCAAACATCTGCAGGAAGTTGCCAATGAACTCGCGGGACTTCTCTTCCCATTTCTGGATCAGGTCGATGCTCTTCTCCTCCACCTTCTGCACAAACTCTTTACTCTTCTCCTCCACGTCCTTCACCTTCTTCTTCACCTTGTCCACACGCTCCTGAAGGTTGTACTTCTTCTCCTGTGTGTCGGTAATAATGCACAGAAACCCGTTGTTTAGTAGATTGCTGAAAATCATCTATAACATAACGTTAATCTTGAGACCGTAGTGTACTAGTAAAGCAATGAGCGCTCACATTGATGAAGCTGACATTAAGCTCTTTCGCGGTGTAGCCACGTTGAAGATTTCGTCTGACGTAGACGTCATAATCTCGTACgatgcgtgtgatgatgtcggAGGTGGAAATGCCCTCTGTCCGTTGGGTTGGTGCGAACATTCCTGTCGAAGATTAGCATACCAGTTAAAAACAACCACATTTTAGTTTCAACCAATAGATTTTTGGTATTCAGTTTATTGCCAACTAACTACTATAAATGTGTCACTCATGGGTTTATCTCCACTAAAAGTGTAAATATTGAGCCTAAAAAAAGGCTTATGTTACTTATTATTTGCTTCTTGTTTCTAGTCAAAATaactacaaattattaaattaagatgcatttattagacaatgacataaaataattttggtgTTTTCACGGggaaaaaattttattaagtacattttgcttaaaatttgtaaaattactttatttttttgttttattttaattaaaacttgttttaaaactattttacttaCCATACTGGTGGAtaattttactaattttaagcaaaacatttttttccttatgTCATTTTGTTCATCTAATAAACTAGTCTTaagtaataatttttacatattttgactAGAGACGCGtaacataaacttttttttgcggTGAGAAACTTTTAGTGCGGTCTATTCAGATTTGTCGATCTCCTTCCAGCTCAACCAATAGTAAGAGTTTGGGGGTGTGGCTACTGTAACAAGCGGAGCTAGAGGGGTCATGGCTGACATGTGACAtgggagaaaaaagaaacaaggatTGCGATGCATTTGCTAGATGTAGGGATTTAATATCTCTGTTTCGGTTTCAGTTTCTTCTCGACAGGCAAGCTCAGGTTGTGTCACACGTTAGCTCTTTACCATGAAGCCTCAGATAAAATGTCAAGATATTGTAAGTATTAACCGCAGTGGCATTTGCTGCATTTCTGTGGTACAGCAGAATCTGAATAAAAGATAAGAGATTGGTTTCTGTTCAAGCTGTTGTCCTCACCTGCTTCTTTGATGTGCTTGTAAACATCATCACTGTCAGCTGAGGAGTATGGGATATCATCGTGGGCCACAAAGTCAATCTTaggtatcaaaaaaaaaaaacacaggttcacattacacaaagacaaaaaagattGGCTTGacacaaatatatgcaaatataacacATAGTGTCTCACCCTATGCTTGGTGAGGAACTCAGGCGTGAGAGTCCATGGAGCATTGCGGACCACCTCGTCCACATAGCGACAGTGACTAACCGCGTCATAGCGCTCATCCTCGTTCATGACGGTGAAGCCCTTTAACTTGTGTGTGAGGTCATCACTAcacactgcagagagagagagagacagagagacagagacagagagacagagagagacagagagacagagagagacagagagagacagagacagagacagagagagagagagagagagagagagagagagagagagagagagagagagagagagagagagagagagagagagagagagagagagagagagacagagagagagagagagagagagagagagagagagagacagagagagagagagagagagag
Encoded proteins:
- the pcyt1aa gene encoding choline-phosphate cytidylyltransferase A; its protein translation is MEAHGSARLSRKRKREGSNGEAEEGEKPLKLKRNTVGLKYPAPYADQLESMEDKPYQRVTMEEARKGTPFERPVRVYADGIFDMFHSGHARALMQAKCLFPNTHLIVGVCSDDLTHKLKGFTVMNEDERYDAVSHCRYVDEVVRNAPWTLTPEFLTKHRIDFVAHDDIPYSSADSDDVYKHIKEAGMFAPTQRTEGISTSDIITRIVRDYDVYVRRNLQRGYTAKELNVSFINEKKYNLQERVDKVKKKVKDVEEKSKEFVQKVEEKSIDLIQKWEEKSREFIGNFLQMFGPEGALKHMLKEGKGRMLQAISPRHSPSSSPTRERSPSPTFRLPFFTKTSPPSSPSSHHSSALSGYTYAARGQAISEDEEDDED